One Aegilops tauschii subsp. strangulata cultivar AL8/78 chromosome 2, Aet v6.0, whole genome shotgun sequence genomic window, TAGATACTAGATTTCACATTTTTGTTTCTCTATGTTCATTAGAGTTTGGACCTGAAATTTAAGGAGGTGTAGTCACATTCCTTGTGAACATTTATATTTTTAAGAATTTTTTGAAATATTAAAAATTGATTTTTTTGAATTGGAGCATGGGGAGCACCCCAAGGATGTGAGCACATGATATTTCCCCCCACCACGATGTGTCTTTTTTTGACTATGGTAGGACGCGGCAGTGATTTGACTCTGAAATATGTAAAATGTGAAGTGTGCCCAGTCGCACAAATCTCAAAGAATATGGATGGTGCCAGATCTTCCATTACGCGTCACCGCGTAAAAAGAGTTTGGGGCATACTCTATGCATATGTTATTTTAGGGTCCATACTCTATGCATATGTAAACGGCACAGTTAGACGCTGGAACTGATCCATTTGAGCCTTGGCTGTACACAACTAGCATACCCGACACACAGATTCCAACTTAACCCATACCATCTGAATCTTAGCTCTACACCTCATAGCACATAACACATGATTACGTACATCAGTGATCAATCGACCTAGGTACGTTCTACCAGAGCTACAGGAACTAAAACAAGGCAATGAGGCAACGGGGTGCTCTAGGTTTGCAGCTTGCGCATCCACCGGCAACAGGGTTAATTCAGAGCCCCCCTCGGAACCTGACCGAGCTCACAGCATGCTTCCTCGCTGCGCCGGGAGGATCACCGTGCCCTCTTTCAGTGCAGGGATCTTGCAGCAGCTCAGCTGCTCCGTCGTCTCCCACTTCGTCCTGGGCACGACCTCCTCGTGCCGAGGAGAGTACTCCTGTCAACAGCAAGCAGCAAGGGGATTTGTCCCTTCCAGTTTCAGAtgcatggtgatgatgatgatgatgaaagaAGCTGGGGGCGAAGtgggagatgatgatgatgatgatgacgtcGTGTCAGGTAATGAAGGTACCTCCAGTTTGTCGAGCAGTTCCTTGGGCGTGGGAGCCAGCACGATGATGTGGCGGGCGGTGGGCTTGATGAACCCTTCATCCACGGCATTGTCGATGAAACAGAGCAGAGCGTTGTAGTAGCCGTCCACGTTCAGCAGCCCGACCTGCAATATATAAGCGTCAGACAGACTGCGGCTTTTTGGTGGATCTGCACGTGTAGGCCAGTAGCTGCGATGCAGAAGACGAAGAACGGCTTACCGGCTTGTCGTGGATGCCAAGCTGGGCCCACGTGATTACTTCCAGAAGCTCCTCGAGTGTTCCGTAGCCCCCTGCAGGTTCAGAATTCTGCATGTCATTCGAGGTCATTTGGCTTTGTTCAGAAAAAAAGGGATCTAAAATCTAGGCGGTTTTGCTCACATGTCTCATCTGTTTTTTTACAGTGCTTCTACTGAAGAAGGTTCATGTACGTCTCTATagctcttttatttttatttttgaatggTAAACCTGACTTTTATTGATTATTGTTTCGGTTTACAGGAATGACAAAGGGATCATGGGGTTCTCCCAGCCACACATGGCGCCCCTGAACTAAAGAAGTAGAAAACTTTGCTATATTATGAGCATCTATGTTCCCTTTCCGACCTTCAAAGATGAATTCACAACGAGCAAAAAGTCTCGCCTGAGCTTGGATCTCCTTGATGATATTGCTGTATCTTCCTTCTGACCCCATCTTGATGATATTGCTGTATCTTCTCTATAGCTCTTTTATGAAATGCGCAGACATATTTCATTCATGATGACTGCAGTTCCACTCCCGGCCTCACCCAAGCTTCATCGGCCTGGAGCAGGAATGGTTCTCTCATGGGCCGTGCCTCATAACGGTACCCCTAACTAGGCGACAAGAAGAAATCCCCAATCCATGAGTTGTGTGACCCAACAGAAGTGGACTCTCAAAAGTGCAGCCCATGCATCCACCACAAGTGCACTACCCGACTTTTTTTTGCCATGAGCGCTGCCTTTTCGTTATGAAGAGGGAAATATGTACAGAGTGGCATGTTTATGGGACATGCCGAAGTACCGTAGGAGATTTTCCCACCAGGCATCAATGGAGGTGGAAGAAGCGGCAAGGTTCTGGCTCGAATTAAATCCCTGCCGGGAGAGCACCGTGGAATGAACCGCCGCGGTGAAAGTGCACTACCGGACTGGCTAGTGGATCATCGAAAGAAACTAGCAAGTGGATTTATGAGGTCAAAGTCAGCCCCAAACTCATGCACGCATCGATCCTATTTCTGCTTTACACACACGCTTTCCACTAAACATGAGATCAGAAAGCGACCATAAAAAGCTAGCATCACAAAGCTGCATGCATGCCGACTGAAGTTGGTAGAGATTTGCAGGTGTTATTAGGAGGATCGAAGGACTAACCAGGGAGCGCTATAAAGGCATCAGATTGCCTGGCCATCTCAGCCTTCCTTTGGTGCATACCAGCCACCTCCTTCACCTCCCCCACAGTCTCACCTGTTATCTGGAGCACCAACAAGcggcaaaatttcgtgttttaACCCTTTTCTAAAAGTTAATCGAGATCTTACCCCAGTTCGTAAATTTTTTGTGATCTGACCCTTTTGCTACCACCAGGGTACATGACGGTAGGCTATAACAGGCCGGCGGTAGCCTCTACAACCCTGTTATAGCCTACCGCCAGGGACCTTGGCGGTAGGAAAACATCCCTACCGCCAAACAGGCCGGTGGTAGCCTCTACAACCCTACCGCCAAGATGCGCGACGGTAGGTACGAGCATGCACTGTGTTTTATACTTAGAAAAAATTTGCGATAGGGCGTGCAACCCTACCGCCAGGGACCTCGGCGGTAGGCTGTTATAGCCTACTACCATGGACCCTGGCGGTAAGAAAAGGGTCAAATCTTGAACCAGTTTTGGAAAAAGGTCAAAACACGAATTTTAGCCCCCACAAGCAACATCATAAACACTAGTACATGCATCAATGCATGTTCTATTAATCTAAGGCAAGGACACTAGTAGGAGTACTGCAGAGGGTCAAGGGCGACCACTTTCTGCAGAGGGTATATTGTACTAATCAGGGCAATGCATGCAAGGTTCAGGAGAGGTAATCATGGTGCTATTGTGGGGGACAAAAAGAAAATATGGATGGCATTTCTTTTGGGTTAACAAAGTCAGCATCTGCAGCTTAAAGGCCTTAATTAAGAACAAAGGCGGCAACCACTAGATGCGGCAGTCAAGATCAGCGAGATATCAACTCTAATCTAAAATAAAAGGACACAAGATTTCACTGAACATTCCATGCATGTGATCTTTCTTCAAAAGAGAGCCGATAAGATTGCATCCATCTTTGTTTTCCACTACCAAGAGAGATAAACAAGCATTGTGAAAAAACCCCCATCAATTATGTGCTTAACTGGGGTCATTACATACAAATATGATAAGGCCCTCCTTTGGTTTAGAGGAATCTTGTAGGAATTTCATAGGATAGGATTTCTGTAGGAAAAATTCCTTTAGAGCCCTTCGTTTTGTAGGAATGGAATCCTATTCCTATGGAGGAATTCTTCCTATCCTTCacatttcataggaaaataaacattagcctagacttaatgaaaaaaatcctatgatgtaaatcaaagggcatctcctttcctattcctactcataggatttgagatacatgtcatctcatttCCTATGACTTTCCTTCCTATGATTTttctatcctatgaaccaaaggaggcctaagTAATGTCGTTTCAACGGGTGAGAAAATAGTGGATGTTGAATTCATGGGAATCATTGCAGGTGATTAAACAATGGCACAAATGTTGGAAGTTGTAGGCGTGGGAATTACCTCTCTAGGCATGAGAGTCTTGGGAATCACCCTGCATAGGGACAGCAAGATGACAAATTATATACTAGCATCATATATGTAGCAACTGAGGAAGCGACCCATACGACTCTGTTTTGATCCTTGCCATCTTGCTAAGTCTCCAACTATTCTTTTCACGCTCCACAGTAGGGGTACAATATAGTATATGCTCAAGAATGAATCATCATGGCTGTTTGTTTACATACCCGATGACATGCCTCCCTCCGCTGTAGACCGCTTGAGAGACCAGGCCCATGAGCCCCACGCTCCCTCCTCCGTACACCAGATCAATGTTCCTTGCTACCTGGTGTGGTGAAACAACCATAGCAACCAACATGGAGGGAAAATTTAATTTATGGGCATTTCTCATCTTATATAATGTCAAGCATGCATGCACCTAGTGATACAGTATGGTCCATTATTTTTAGCTTGCCGAAAACAAATTAATGTCATTGGACGGGCAGAGCCTGAGAGAACACCAAAAGTTGGGCAAATGAATGCATGTATGTATGTACTAACTAGCTGGTATGTCTTGTCTTTGTCAACGAATAAGCTCAGCTACATGAACCGAACCCATGGAGAAACTATAGAGCCTCACCTTGTAAAAGCAACAAGTTCACAACAAGATCGAGCAAGGTTGTTTATAAAACATCATCCAGTTTCACTCTCTTTGAGCACCAAGATTATTCAAGTGACAAGACAAGAAAAAAAATGCTTGTAGGAGAGGTTGCCCTCTCATCCTGATAATcatctagctagctagctaatgCCGAGAAAAAAACACTTCAGCTGAAACAATCAAGGAAACTAGCTAGTGTATTGTGACCCAGCATGAAATGGAAAACGATCAACTAGAGTTGAGAAATGACATCCGTTGCTAGGGAGAGAGAAGGCGAGTGAGTAAAGAGTAGGGTACCAGCTCCTCGCCAAGCTCGATGGCGGCGTCCTGGTAGCTCGTCTTGTTGCCCTTGCTGCTCCCGCAGAAGACGCATACCCTCCTGAACCGAGACGGCGGTGCCATCACCTGCGCTACTGCCTCTGCTCCCATCTCCATCTCTATTTCATCTTCTCTATCCATTTGTCCCGACCGGCCGGTGGTATCTTTGCTATATATCTCTCCCGACTCGCAACGGTGAAGACGAAATCCCACTACAGCCTACACACTCATTGCGCCTGCTCTTGGCCCTTTATATATGTGTATCTCGCGAGCGAGCTAGGGCCCCTCTCATCTCATTATTTATGCGCGGTAAGTTGGTTCCGATCGAGCAGCTACTGTGATGTTCTACCTGAGCTAGCTGAATGTATGTTTCTTTTGTGCTCCGTGAGACTGAGAGGGAAGCAGCTGGATGGATGTAGTGTGTAATATGATATGATTGGCTCACAGCTGATTAAGAATCATTACAGTCAGTAGGCCGGTCtcttcttttctgatatttgtcCAAGTATAGTAAGTAACTAGGAGTACTACGGCGATCTCTGTTAAAACTGGTGGGCAGGAACTAGTTTAGGTTTTCCTGTGAGAgaccgtgcatgcatgcatgcttgcAACTGCGATGACCAAAAACATGATGTCGGCCCTTGTGTTAGGGCCTATCAAGGAGATGCCGGACAGACTTCCTTGCAAAGGAAGAGGGGCAGAAAGCATGTTTACAGTGAAGGGAATTTTGACGTCCTCGAGTGTCTAGCGCTAATACTACAGAGAAAATTATGTTTTTGGTCCCTCAAGTTTCCCGAAAGTATAGACTTGGTCACTTAAGATTTTTTTGGTACACAtttggtcctacaaatctcgaaACCGGG contains:
- the LOC109761091 gene encoding cytokinin riboside 5'-monophosphate phosphoribohydrolase LOG1 — its product is MDREDEIEMEMGAEAVAQVMAPPSRFRRVCVFCGSSKGNKTSYQDAAIELGEELVARNIDLVYGGGSVGLMGLVSQAVYSGGRHVIGVIPKTLMPREITGETVGEVKEVAGMHQRKAEMARQSDAFIALPGGYGTLEELLEVITWAQLGIHDKPVGLLNVDGYYNALLCFIDNAVDEGFIKPTARHIIVLAPTPKELLDKLEEYSPRHEEVVPRTKWETTEQLSCCKIPALKEGTVILPAQRGSML